One genomic region from Marinobacter szutsaonensis encodes:
- the tal gene encoding transaldolase, with the protein MTSKLDQLKTMTTVVADTGDIEAIARWRPEDATTNPSLLLKAAASEAYRPMLDKAVAEARRHGGSDAEQLTVATDMLAVLAGREILNLIPGLVSTEVDARLSFDTAGTLERARRLVELYDRQGVDASRVLIKIASTWEGIRAAEQLEKEGIRCNLTLLFSFIQAAACAQAGAHLISPFVGRILDWHLANSGRDSYPAHEDPGVLSVSRIYNYYKANGFDTVVMGASFRNTGEIEMLAGCDKLTISPALLQELQDDAGTLDRQLRPDNANTSDQFGSIDEKLFRWESNEDAMATEKLADGIRRFTADQIELENRVRQLARAA; encoded by the coding sequence ATGACCAGCAAGCTTGACCAACTTAAGACCATGACCACCGTGGTAGCCGACACGGGCGATATCGAAGCCATCGCCAGGTGGCGCCCGGAAGATGCTACCACCAACCCGTCGCTGCTGCTGAAGGCAGCCGCCTCCGAGGCCTATCGTCCGATGCTGGACAAGGCCGTGGCGGAAGCACGGCGCCACGGTGGTTCCGATGCGGAACAGCTTACCGTAGCCACCGACATGCTGGCGGTACTGGCCGGCCGGGAAATCCTGAACCTGATCCCGGGCCTGGTATCCACCGAAGTGGACGCCCGTTTGTCCTTCGATACCGCCGGCACCCTGGAGCGGGCCCGTCGCCTGGTGGAGCTCTATGATCGCCAGGGTGTGGATGCCAGCCGGGTGCTGATCAAGATCGCCTCCACCTGGGAGGGCATCCGCGCCGCCGAGCAGCTGGAGAAGGAAGGTATCCGCTGCAACCTGACCCTGCTGTTCTCTTTCATCCAGGCCGCAGCCTGCGCGCAGGCCGGTGCGCACCTGATTTCACCGTTCGTTGGTCGTATCCTGGACTGGCATCTCGCCAACAGCGGCCGCGACAGCTACCCGGCCCACGAAGATCCGGGCGTACTCTCCGTCAGCAGGATCTACAATTACTACAAGGCCAATGGCTTCGACACCGTGGTGATGGGCGCCAGCTTCCGAAACACCGGCGAGATCGAGATGCTGGCCGGTTGTGACAAGCTGACCATCAGCCCTGCCCTGCTGCAGGAACTGCAGGACGATGCCGGCACCCTTGACCGCCAGCTGCGCCCGGACAACGCCAACACCAGCGACCAGTTCGGTTCCATCGATGAAAAGCTGTTCCGCTGGGAGTCCAATGAGGATGCGATGGCCACCGAGAAGCTGGCTGATGGCATCCGCCGGTTCACGGCCGACCAGATTGAGCTGGAGAACCGGGTGCGGCAACTGGCCCGTGCGGCCTGA
- a CDS encoding TerB family tellurite resistance protein: protein MIERLKKLFAVPESEPVKPDAHQLAVAATALMVQLSRVDNDEDERELKAIVDCAVKAHQVTREEAEDILQDALTHAEDATSLYEFTGQINDHLDQDQKQALLESIWHVALADGRIDKYEEHLIRRMADLLHLNHREYMQARHRAEGTG from the coding sequence ATGATCGAGCGCCTGAAGAAACTGTTTGCCGTTCCCGAATCCGAGCCGGTCAAACCGGACGCCCATCAGCTCGCGGTCGCAGCGACGGCCCTGATGGTGCAACTGTCCCGGGTGGACAACGACGAGGATGAGCGGGAACTGAAAGCCATCGTGGACTGTGCCGTGAAGGCGCACCAGGTGACCCGTGAGGAAGCCGAAGATATCCTGCAGGATGCCCTCACCCACGCCGAAGATGCCACGTCACTGTACGAGTTTACCGGCCAGATCAACGATCACCTGGACCAGGACCAGAAACAGGCCCTGCTGGAGAGCATCTGGCACGTGGCCCTGGCGGACGGACGCATCGACAAATACGAAGAACACCTTATTCGCCGCATGGCAGACCTGCTGCATCTTAACCACAGGGAATACATGCAGGCGCGGCACCGGGCCGAGGGGACCGGTTAA
- a CDS encoding 3-deoxy-7-phosphoheptulonate synthase, translating into MLAILHPNTTLDSEAYRQTMHYLENLPNVSLRVHEVQGASQRLTEIYLLGDTKSLDKEEIEALPAVERAIRISEDYRILGRHRDDQRQSGFTYNGVEFNQQNLNIFAGLCAVDVPEHVEMMMQALEEHGEVCTRMGAYKPRTNPYSFQGHGKGCLPWVFEKAGKHGIKVIAMEITHESHIEEIDTCLEKLGRPTGVMLQVGTRNTQNFELLKAIGRQSTYPVLLKRGFGITLNESLNAAEYLASEGNSNVIFCLRGMKTEAGNPHRNMVDFAHVPAVKRLTRMPVCVDPSHSVGSRDASPDGILDLEHATAQGVIAGANMVLVDFHPKPEKALVDGPQALLMHELPAYLEDIRLCHETWKKRQAIYQRMKDSAPE; encoded by the coding sequence ATGCTAGCCATTCTTCATCCCAACACTACGCTGGACAGTGAAGCCTACCGGCAGACCATGCACTACCTGGAAAACCTGCCCAACGTGTCCCTGCGTGTTCATGAAGTGCAAGGTGCCAGCCAGCGGCTGACCGAGATCTACCTGCTTGGGGATACCAAGTCCCTGGACAAGGAAGAAATCGAAGCCTTGCCGGCTGTGGAGCGGGCCATCCGCATTTCTGAGGACTACCGGATTCTGGGCCGGCATCGGGATGACCAACGCCAAAGCGGCTTCACTTACAACGGTGTGGAGTTCAACCAACAGAACCTGAACATCTTTGCGGGCCTGTGTGCCGTGGATGTGCCAGAGCACGTCGAGATGATGATGCAGGCGCTGGAGGAACATGGCGAAGTCTGTACCCGCATGGGCGCCTACAAACCGCGGACCAATCCTTACTCATTCCAGGGTCATGGCAAGGGCTGCCTGCCATGGGTGTTCGAGAAGGCCGGCAAGCATGGCATCAAGGTGATCGCCATGGAGATCACCCATGAGAGCCATATCGAAGAAATCGACACCTGCCTGGAGAAGCTGGGGCGCCCGACCGGTGTCATGCTGCAAGTGGGCACCCGGAATACCCAGAACTTCGAGCTGCTGAAGGCCATCGGTCGCCAGAGTACCTACCCCGTGCTACTCAAGCGTGGTTTCGGCATTACCCTGAACGAGTCCCTGAACGCCGCGGAATACCTGGCCAGTGAGGGCAACTCAAATGTCATTTTCTGCCTGCGCGGGATGAAAACCGAAGCCGGCAATCCACACCGCAACATGGTGGATTTTGCTCACGTACCTGCGGTGAAGCGTCTGACCCGGATGCCGGTATGCGTGGATCCGTCCCACTCGGTGGGCAGTCGGGATGCCTCACCGGACGGTATTCTCGATCTGGAACATGCCACTGCCCAGGGCGTGATCGCCGGAGCCAACATGGTACTGGTGGATTTCCACCCGAAACCGGAAAAAGCCCTGGTGGATGGTCCCCAGGCCTTGCTCATGCACGAATTGCCGGCCTATCTTGAAGATATCCGCCTGTGCCATGAAACCTGGAAAAAACGCCAGGCCATTTACCAACGGATGAAGGATTCAGCACCAGAATGA
- a CDS encoding glycerophosphodiester phosphodiesterase, with product MIVYGHRGAKGEAPENTLPGFIHAYRHGIRHFELDVVLSKDGIPVLVHDLTVDRTTGAKGGVCNYTAAELADMDARRNTTSWPRKVGIPTLEQLLDQFDDLEHLQLEVKKDARPRLNVLCNRLTEIIQHRDLYQRAAITSSDPGFLREIRRRDKKIRTGLVAERKFPRPLNIATRLGCEYFCANWKILSKDMVELAHRRGMHVSTWTVNRIHDMLQLEDLGVDSIITDYPTSTRMFFDNRAQALLQLPTREAVRGDSEMKMGSDEGFHLTPGEGPA from the coding sequence ATGATCGTCTACGGGCACCGGGGCGCCAAGGGAGAGGCCCCGGAGAATACCCTCCCCGGATTCATTCATGCCTATCGCCACGGCATACGGCATTTCGAGCTGGATGTGGTTCTGTCGAAGGACGGCATCCCGGTGCTGGTCCATGACCTGACTGTGGATCGCACCACCGGCGCCAAGGGCGGCGTGTGCAACTACACCGCGGCCGAGCTGGCGGATATGGATGCGCGCCGGAATACCACCTCCTGGCCCAGGAAGGTGGGCATTCCAACCCTGGAGCAACTGCTGGACCAGTTCGATGATCTGGAGCACCTCCAGCTTGAGGTCAAAAAGGATGCCCGCCCGCGTCTGAACGTCCTGTGCAACCGGCTGACCGAGATCATCCAGCACCGGGACCTTTACCAACGGGCCGCCATTACCTCCAGCGATCCCGGGTTCCTGCGCGAAATCCGTCGCCGCGACAAGAAAATCCGCACCGGACTGGTGGCAGAGCGGAAATTCCCGCGACCACTCAATATCGCCACCCGGCTCGGATGCGAGTATTTCTGTGCCAACTGGAAGATCCTGAGCAAGGACATGGTCGAGCTGGCCCATCGCCGGGGCATGCATGTGTCCACCTGGACGGTGAACCGCATCCACGACATGCTGCAGCTTGAGGATCTGGGAGTGGACAGCATTATTACCGACTACCCGACCAGTACCCGGATGTTTTTTGATAATCGGGCCCAGGCGTTGTTGCAGTTGCCGACGCGGGAAGCTGTGCGGGGGGATTCGGAGATGAAAATGGGGTCAGATGAAGGCTTTCATCTGACCCCGGGGGAAGGCCCGGCCTGA